The following DNA comes from Frankia casuarinae.
CGCATCCGCCCCTTGGACAGCACATCAATGGTGGCCAGTCGCTTGGCGAGGACCACTGGATGGTGGTAGGGAAGCAGCAGCACGCCCGTGCCGAGCAGCATCCGGTTCGTGGCCGCGGCGACGAGGCTCAGGCAATCGAGGGGATCGGCGTAGGGCAGCGACGGCGGGATCTCGATGGACCCGACCATCGCCCCGGGGTACAGCACGATGTGCTCCGGCAGATACAGTGCCTCGAAGCCGCATTCCTCCGCATGCTGGGCGTAGGCAGTGATCCGGTCCGGGTCGACACCGTAGTAGGGCGTGCTGTAGCCGATTGCGAACTTCATCTCATTCTTCCGATCTGCTGATACCCCATTGCTCCCCGCCCGCCGTTGGCCGGGCGGACAGGGACGTTGAGCTCGATGACTGTTCGTCGGTCAGCGACGGCTACTACGGCCGCATCGCGATCGTTTGAGCGAGCTGGCTCTGCAACTGCTGCCGTACCGCGTCGAGCCGCTTGATACAGACATCGACTTCGGCGAGTTTGCGTCGCAGCACCAGCACAGAGTCCGGGCAAACGTGTCCCGACGTGTTGCCGGCCCGCAAACAGGCGACGAACGGGCGGATGTCGTTGAGGTCGAAGCCCACAGCGAGCAGGGCCCGAATTTCGTGGACGACTCGCAGCTCTGTCTCGTCGTAGACGCGGTAGCCGTTGGCGGAGCGCCGTGGCCGTACCAACCCGTGTGACTCGTAGTAGCGCAGCGTGCGGGTGCTCGTGCCGGCCCGTTCCGCCAGTTCGCCGATCAGCATCCGACCTCCTTCACCCGCCCGGGGCAAGACGCTAAACCTTGTCGCCGGCGTCAAGGCAACGTGCCGCCGGTAAGAAAGTTGCCGGAGGAGGTCACCCCGGCCACCGCAGCACGGTGGCCGGGGTGACGAAGAAGACGTCCCAGCGGGCCCGGGGTAACAGCCGGGACAGCGCCGCGAGGATCACCCGATCTACCTATCCCAGCCCCGCCCAAGCCAGCCCAGATGGAACGTACTGCCTGTCTCGTCTCATCTTGGCAGGTAGGGGGGCTCCGGTTTTCCCCCGGAGGTGATCGTGCTGGCGGTGCGCCGGTGGACAGCCGGTGGACAGCCGGTGGACAGCCGATGGACAGGAGTATCGAACACGCGAGGGCTTATCGCATGATTCCGGTGTGGCCGAGGGAGTAGCGCCCGGGCTGCGGCCAGACAGCGAGCCCGTGCGGCTCGTGGCCCACCGGGATCTCGGTCAACAGCCGGCCGGTCGTCGGGTCCGACCCGCCGTTCCCGCCGGTATCGAACACGTACACGACGTTGCTGCGCCGGCCGGACAGCCACAGCCGGGTCCCGTCGGCGTTGACGTTGCCCATATCGGGGGTCCCGCCGCTGGGGATGGCCCAGTTTGCGACGATCTTCCTGGTGGTGAAGGAGATGACCGACACGGAGCCCCGATCACCGGTATGCGGGAACGGGACCATGTCGGAGGTCATCATGCCGCCCCGGTTGACGACGTAGAGATAGCGGCCGTCGCGGCTGGGGTACAGGCCGTGGGCCTCCGGGCCGGTCTGGACAAAGCCGGTTTTGGTGAGGGTGTCCCCGTCGATGAGGTGGACGCCGCCGGCGTTCATGTCGGCGACGTACCAGACCCGGCCCGCAGGATCGATCTTGATGTCCTGGGGGGCCGCGGTGCGT
Coding sequences within:
- a CDS encoding MerR family transcriptional regulator: MLIGELAERAGTSTRTLRYYESHGLVRPRRSANGYRVYDETELRVVHEIRALLAVGFDLNDIRPFVACLRAGNTSGHVCPDSVLVLRRKLAEVDVCIKRLDAVRQQLQSQLAQTIAMRP